One Panicum virgatum strain AP13 chromosome 9K, P.virgatum_v5, whole genome shotgun sequence genomic region harbors:
- the LOC120648924 gene encoding skin secretory protein xP2-like, giving the protein MAAAAAHALLWRRHRWTALRSLLLVALLHRLHCLAFLAASSPVWLLAAFLLGVVLVHSEPNPNVPPLMLAAAASSADDQDRRHLYKRSRSATGGGGGGGSSSDDSSGGGSSVTSMDMEEDEQHLHLVKEEVVKAAAVAWTADDERSIQSIGSLELERDARLEKLMSRRSSSIIHRNLIDLDIHIPKNVNPPAALGLDDPGPGSAPSALLGQHSSNPFDFHAHHPPETMMRRHESFTAAGAARPSRFRPYFVPAGGGGDAGGSDNSNSSSSPSSSAASSSDQQQAAAAIKVEEAASPPKNGMVVAVDVELISDSSDDDMSLPGDEDDAAGSRLNNDNPRPRPRDEDDDEDDSFEVESITQQVAAGERQQLPRHVNVVPGQEEEDASISVSTCSKEWVAPTTLASPAAVEESEKTREIREHHIMGPVPVTDDNNATATATAAAAVVAAAAPPPAAAAAPPPAAAEAVPPPAPAAAAAPAPSRAPSAKPSSKSKAASKKAVFGFFRK; this is encoded by the exons atggccgccgccgcagcgcacgCCCTGCTCTGGCGACGCCACCGGTGGACGGCCCTGCGCTCCCTGCTCCTGGTGGCTCTGCTCCACCGCCTCCACTGCCTGGCCTTCCTCGCCGCCTCGTCCCCCGTGTGGCTGCTCGCCGCCTTCCTCCTCGGCGTCGTCCTCGTCCACAGCGAGCCCAACCCCAACGTGCCGCCGCTCATGCTCGCGGCAGCAGCATCATCAGCGGATGATCAGGACCGGCGCCACCTCTACAAGAGATCGAGATCCGcaaccggaggcggcggcggcggcggcagctcctcCGACGACAGCTCGGGCGGCGGGTCCTCGGTCACCAGCATGGACATGGAGGAGGACGAGCAGCATCTCCATCTCGTGAAAGAGGAGGTCGtcaaggccgccgccgtggcctggACGGCGGACGACGAGCGCAGCATCCAGAGCATCGGCTCGCTGGAGCTGGAGAGGGACGCCAGGCTGGAGAAGCTCATGTccaggcgcagcagcagcatcatccACCGGAACCTCATCGACCTCGACATCCACATCCCCAAGAACGTTAACCCCCCTGCAGCCTTGGGCTTGGACGACCCCGGGCCCGGCTCGGCCCCCTCGGCCCTGCTCGGCCAGCACAGCAGCAACCCCTTCGATTTCCATGCCCACCACCCGCCGGAAACAATGATGAGACGGCACGAGAGCTtcacggccgccggcgccgcccggccATCGCGCTTCAGGCCTTACTTTGTGCCGGCGGGTGGAGGCGGGGACGCCGGCGGCAGCGacaactccaactcctcctcgagCCCGTCGTCCTCGGCGGCCAGCAGCAGCGACCAGCAACAAGCTGCAGCCGCGATCAAAGTAGAAGAAGCAGCATCGCCGCCCAAGAACGggatggtggtggcggtggacgTGGAGCTCATCAGTGACTCCTCTGACGACGACATGTCGCTGCCGGGCGATGAAGATGATGCCGCCGGCAGCCGCCTGAACAACGACAACCCCCGTCCCCGACCCCGTgatgaggacgacgacgaggacgactCATTCGAAGTGGAGAGCATCACGCAGCAAGTGGCTGCAG GCGAGCGGCAGCAGCTGCCCCGTCATGTCAACGTGGTGCCAGGGCAGGAAGAGGAGGACGCGAGCATCAGCGTCAGCACCTGCAGCAAGGAGTGGGTGGCGCCCACAACgctggcgtcgccggcggcggtggaggagagcGAGAAGACGAGGGAGATCAGGGAGCACCACATCATGGGCCCTGTTCCGGTCACCGACGACAACaacgccacggccacggccacggcagcagcagcagtggtcGCAGCCGCAGCGCCAccaccggcagcagcagcagcgccgccaccggcagcagcagaggcagtGCCGCCAccggcaccagcagcagcggcggcgccagcgccaTCACGGGCACCATCAGCAAAGCCCAGCAGCAAGTCCAAGGCGGCCTCCAAGAAGGCTGTCTTCGGCTTCTTCCGAAAATAA
- the LOC120649002 gene encoding uncharacterized protein LOC120649002 codes for MSRLFSHLVQHLHFKAHLPLHVRLEHQTIGVWFLYLISSQKRGGNISMQCTHIYFKRLMESMGKNVKFAIDEVCQGAEHTAAVMWHLEWNGYTIPFTKGCSFYICSENGAVLLIRKVHIFDESPLKPGKWALEILNIVTNLLNMFPKIAEGFLKDPEAIVQPFVKLYKFYVEPFILPFLAYYTYFWTYVARGLTVALHILHNLIKRLI; via the exons ATGTCAAGGTTATTTTCTCATCTGGTTCAGCATCTGCATTTCAAGGCCCATTTACCCCTGCATGTTAGATTGGAGCATCAAACAATTGGGGTCTGGTTCCTATACTTAATAAGCTCACAAAAGAGGGGGGGAAATATCTCAATGCAGTGTACCCATATCTACTTCAAAAGACTGATGGAATCCATGGGAAAGAATGTCAAATTTGCCATCGATGAGGTTTGTCAAGGTGCAGAGCACACCGCTGCAGTAATGTGGCACCTTG AATGGAATGGATACACCATCCCCTTTACCAAGGGCTGCAGCTTCTACATATGTTCAGAAAATGGAGCGGTGCTTCTTATCAG GAAAGTTCATATCTTTGATGAGTCACCACTGAAACCAGGAAAATGGGCATTG GAAATACTCAATATTGTCACCAACTTACTCAACATGTTCCCAAAAATAGCTGAAG GTTTCCTCAAGGATCCAGAAGCAATAGTTCAACCTTTTGTAAAGCTCTACAAGTTCTATGTGGAGCCTTTTATCCTCCCATTTCTAGCATACTATACCTACTTTTGGACATATGTGGCTCGAGGATTGACTGTGGCGCTCCATATCTTGCATAACTTAATTAAACGGCTTATATAA